Sequence from the Saccharopolyspora pogona genome:
GCGAACTCTTCGCCCGCCGAGCCCAACGCTGCAACGTCGAACGCTCATCGTCGGTCAGCACCAACTCAGCCTTCGGCCGCCCAGTCCTCGCCATTCCCGCAGTATAGCCATTTCGACCATGAATTTCCGGTGCAGGACACTAGATACCACCCGAAGCCCAGGGACAACCCACCCCCGGTACAGGATTCGCCCACCCGCCACGTCCTACGCACCCACGTCCGGGGGCGTCACCAACGAGTACCGATACACCCCTTGAGCAGCAACGACGAATAATCGAGCCCCCCACAGGCCCGGTTGCGGGACGTGGCGGGAAGTTCCCGGCAGTGTCCCCAATGGACGTCACGTCCTGCTTGCTCACAGCCGGGCGAGCGCTGCGAACGGGTCGGAGTCCGCTCCACTGCCGACGGCGGCTACTCGTCGTCGGAGGGTGAACGTCGCTCCTGGTTCGAGGGCCACCTGCAGCTGGCTCATGATCCAGTTTCCATTGCCGTAGGCGCCGAATGACGAGTTCTCGTAGAGCAGCCCGTAGGTCTGGCGGTCGGAACCGGTCATCCCGATCCACGTCCCGCTCGGCGCGTAGTCGCCAGGGCTTCCGTAGCCGGTGGTGATGGTTCCATGTCCGGCGATCCCGCTGCGCTGCCCCGCGCCGTCGTGGTCGATCACGTCGCCAGTCCAGAAGGTGCAGGCCTGCGCGCCCCGGTTGGTGAACGTGGTCTCCGCGGTGATCCACGGCTGGCCGTTGTCGATGCGGTAGGTGGTGACCACTTCCACGTCGGGGAAATCGGTGCTGGCTCCGGCGGCGCGGACGACGGCCGACGAGTCGGTGGTCGCCACGACCTCGACCGAGGTGTACTTGACCGTGAGCTGCTGCCACGCGTTGGCGCCGCGGGGCTGCGCGGTCGAGGCGTACGAGAGGTTCAGCCAGTCGAGCTGGTCGAGGTTCCCCACCGCGGCCAGGTCGAGCGGTTTGCCGACGGTGGCACCGGGCAACTGGCCGTCATTGCTCCCCGCCGACACCGCCAGCGCCATCAGGTCGTTACCGATGACGATGTCAGACGTCGTGGCCTGCGATTGCGGTCCGGGCACGGTGCGACCAGTGCTGGCGTGCGCGACCGCTCGCGACAAGCGGAGGTCAACCCGAGTCGGTTTCCCCGATTCGCCCGTCGTCACGCTGCTGGCGCGGTTGTAGCCCACGCCGTTGGCGGCGACGGTGTACGTGCCGGGCGGGACGAAAACGATGTATTCGCCGGAAGGATCGGTGGTGCTCGCCGTCACCCGGTTGCCATCGGCGCCGGTGATCGCCACTTCGACGTTCGGCAGCGCGGCGCCGGTGGAATCGTCGGTGACCTTGCCGACGAGACCGTCACCCGCGTCGATCCGTTGGGCGCCCGGGATGCCGTCGCGCACTTCGAATGCGGCGATCGTGTACGCAGGAGAGGCCGCATCCCTCGCGTTGAGCACGATCCGCAGGTCGCTGCGCCAGCGCTGCGCAGTGACGTCGCACAGCACGTAGCCCCGATAGCTGCCGTTGTAGAACTTGACGTGCGGATTGGCCGCCAGACCCTGCCGGACGTCGGCGTCCCAGCCCGCTCCGGAGGAGATCGAGGTGCCGACGAACTCGGTGGCGATGGTCTCCGAAGCCGGGTCGGTGAAGTCGGTCCTGAGGTCGTTGACCCAGTGCGTGTGCCAGTCGCCGCTGAGCACGACAGGGTTGGACGGTCGGCGTTGGTCGATGAAGTCGAGGATGCGGGAGCGGGCCGCCGGGTAACCGTCCCACTGGTCGAGGTTGACGATCTGTCCCGGACCGAGGTCGTAGTCGAAGGCGGCCATGATCGTCTGCTGCGCGATCACGTTCCACTTGGCTGCGGACTCGCTCAGTCCCTGCAGCAGCCACTGTTCCTGCGCGGGCCCGGTCATCGTGCGGGCGGGGTCATACACCTCGCCGGCCGGCGCCTTGCGTCCGTCGCCGAGTGCCTGGTCCGAGCGGTACTGGCGGGTGTCCAGGACGCTGAACTCGGCGAGGCGCCCGAAGCGGATTCGCCGGTACATCAACGCCTCCGGCCCATGGGGCTGTTGTTCCGGCCGCATCGGCAGGTGCTCGTAGTACGCCTGGTAGCCGTTGGCGCGCCGTTCGAGGAACGGCCGTCCGTCGCCGGCCCCTCCGGCGACCGCACCGGCGTAGTTGTTCTGCACTTCGTGGTCATCCCAGGTGAGGATGAACGGGAAACGCGCGTGCGCGGCACGCAGGTCCGGCGAGGTCTTGTACCACGCGTGCAGCCCGCGGAACTCGGTCAGGCTGCCGTTCGCGGTCTCGTAGATGTAGTCGCCGAGGTGGATCACGAAGTCGACGTCCTGGTCGGCGAGATCGCGGTAGGCGGGGTAGGGCCCGCCCACCCACGACTGGCAGGAGACGAACGCGAACCGCATCCGGTCGACCGGGGCGCCGAGCGGCGGCATGGTGCGCGTGCGGCCGATCCGGCTGTAGGTCCCGTCGGCCTGGAAGCGGTACCAGTACCAGCGGCCCGGAGCGAGATCGCGCACCAGGACGTGCACCGTGTGAGCCGACTCCAGGCGAGCGGTCGCCGTGCCGGATTGCAGGACCTGGCGGAAGTTTTCGTCGGCCGCGATTTCCCAACGAACAGGTACCTGTTCCGCTGGCATGCCACCGGTTTCGGCGTTCAACGGATCAGGCGCCAACCTCGTCCAGAGCACGACGCTGTCGTGATTCGGCTCGCCCGAGGCCACGCCGAGCTTGAACGGAGCGGGGTCCAGATCGGCTGCCTGCGCTGACGGTGTGCCGTCGACGAGTTGGCCTGCGGTCACAGCACCGAGGGTTCCTCCCGCCAACGCCATGAAACGCCTTCTGTTGATGGAGAAAGGAACCACGTTTCACTCCGCGCGCTTCGAGCCATGATCCGACCAGGACAGCCTTGATCGTCTTGCTGGCCAACAGCTGAAGCGGCAGTGAACCCGCGGAGTAGCCTCCATGTCGCAAACTCCGTGCTGTCGTCGAACTCGCACCAGGCAGCGACTCACCAGCCGTCAGGTAACGACGGGGCAGGCAGAATGCTGGACCTGGCTGACCGTTACCGGTCGCACACCACGCGTAGT
This genomic interval carries:
- a CDS encoding alkaline phosphatase D family protein encodes the protein MALAGGTLGAVTAGQLVDGTPSAQAADLDPAPFKLGVASGEPNHDSVVLWTRLAPDPLNAETGGMPAEQVPVRWEIAADENFRQVLQSGTATARLESAHTVHVLVRDLAPGRWYWYRFQADGTYSRIGRTRTMPPLGAPVDRMRFAFVSCQSWVGGPYPAYRDLADQDVDFVIHLGDYIYETANGSLTEFRGLHAWYKTSPDLRAAHARFPFILTWDDHEVQNNYAGAVAGGAGDGRPFLERRANGYQAYYEHLPMRPEQQPHGPEALMYRRIRFGRLAEFSVLDTRQYRSDQALGDGRKAPAGEVYDPARTMTGPAQEQWLLQGLSESAAKWNVIAQQTIMAAFDYDLGPGQIVNLDQWDGYPAARSRILDFIDQRRPSNPVVLSGDWHTHWVNDLRTDFTDPASETIATEFVGTSISSGAGWDADVRQGLAANPHVKFYNGSYRGYVLCDVTAQRWRSDLRIVLNARDAASPAYTIAAFEVRDGIPGAQRIDAGDGLVGKVTDDSTGAALPNVEVAITGADGNRVTASTTDPSGEYIVFVPPGTYTVAANGVGYNRASSVTTGESGKPTRVDLRLSRAVAHASTGRTVPGPQSQATTSDIVIGNDLMALAVSAGSNDGQLPGATVGKPLDLAAVGNLDQLDWLNLSYASTAQPRGANAWQQLTVKYTSVEVVATTDSSAVVRAAGASTDFPDVEVVTTYRIDNGQPWITAETTFTNRGAQACTFWTGDVIDHDGAGQRSGIAGHGTITTGYGSPGDYAPSGTWIGMTGSDRQTYGLLYENSSFGAYGNGNWIMSQLQVALEPGATFTLRRRVAAVGSGADSDPFAALARL